Genomic segment of Xanthobacter dioxanivorans:
AGGGCCACCGCGAGATCTCGGGCCCCCGGGAGGGGAGCATTCGTCTCCTTCACCTCGCCGGTCGTTCAGCCGGCACGAAAACGGCGCACCCTGCGGCGCGCCGTCATGGTCGAGATCACTTCCCGAGGCCGGGTGCGATCTTCACGCAGGCCTCCACCAGTCCTTCGACGGCGTCGACCGATCGTTCGAACATGGCACGCTCGGACCGGTCGAGATCGACCTCCACGATGCGCTCCACCCCGCGCGCGCCGATCACCGCCGGCACGCCCACGTAAATATCCCTGAGGCCGTACTCCCCATCGAGCTTGGCGGCCACGTGAAGCACGCGCTTCTTGTCCTTCAGGTAGCTCTCCGCCATGGCGATGGCGGCGGCCGCCGGCGCATAGAAGGCCGAGCCGGTCTTCAGCAGGTTGACGATCTCCGCCCCGCCGTCGCGGGTGCGCTGCACGATGGCGGCGATGCGCTCCTCGCTGGTCCAGCCCATGCGGATGAGATCGGGAACGGGAATGCCGCCGACGGTGGAATAGCGCACCAGCGGCACCATGGTGTCGCCGTGCCCGCCCATGACGAAGGCGGTGACGTCCTCCACCGAGACGCCGAA
This window contains:
- the mdh gene encoding malate dehydrogenase, translating into MARNKIALIGAGQIGGTLALLAGMKELGDVVLFDVAEGVPEGKALDLAELSPVEGFDVAFAGASSYDAIAGADVVIVTAGVPRKPGMSRDDLLSINLRVMEQVGAGLRKYAPDAFVICITNPLDAMVWALQRTSGLPPAKVVGMAGVLDSARMRYFLAEEFGVSVEDVTAFVMGGHGDTMVPLVRYSTVGGIPVPDLIRMGWTSEERIAAIVQRTRDGGAEIVNLLKTGSAFYAPAAAAIAMAESYLKDKKRVLHVAAKLDGEYGLRDIYVGVPAVIGARGVERIVEVDLDRSERAMFERSVDAVEGLVEACVKIAPGLGK